The genomic window GAGTCCCTATAGTTATTGAAACTGCTTGCCTAAATTAGGAAGTATATACTAGTTTATttcatgataattttatcaataaaaacAAGAAAGGGTAATCAGGAAGACGTTTTGTATTCCAAAGATGTTGGTCAACAAaagctttttaaattcaaaatgccAACCTGTCTTATTCTTAGACTCTACAATGCTCAGAACATGTACATGTTTGAGTTTGAACAGCCTTCAATATCTCTGGAAAGCCactaaattatttctatgctgAAGTTCTGTATGATCAAGAATTTGCTTATGAAGCAGCTTAAACATCCAAGGAAGGTTTCCACACCGTACAGAATCTTTCCAGGAACTCCAATTTGTACCTCGCACTCTATTATTGCAAAGTGATGCACGACTCTTATTGCCTGTTATGTCACACTCCTATGGATCTAACTGAATAGAGCAAGTTTATCAGAAGAATTCGTGATACAATTCTTCCAGATCTTTGTGGATGCTAGACATGAAACTAGCCGATAACTTACTGGAAAGAATGCTCATGAAGTCACTGTCAGATTACTTCTTTCTGAATATTAGTTTTATGTGGATGGGAAATGATGGTCATCTCACTGCTGGCATTTCCCATTCTCGCatataaatttaatttcttatcttttttttttttttttttcacttttgttTCTTCATTTTAGTTCATATCAGAGCTTGATCCATAATTAGCATCTGTCTGCTTTGTGTCCACAAAGCTGGGCACTTGCTCAAGCAATTATTGAATCGTATTATGTTTTCACTGACACATTGGTTTCAAACAGCTACGACTTCCCCTGAGTCCCACAAAATATATCCCGTTTTATGGAGGGGCTGAGTACCATGATTATCATCACTATGTAGGAGGCCAGAGCCAGAGTAACTTTGCTTCTGTCTTTACCTACTGCGACTACATATATGGAACTGACAAGGTGAGCTAGTGTCATAGTTTTGAGTGTGATTAGCTTTGAAGGAAGAGATCTGGTATATTGATGCTATATTTGTTTCTTTATCATCTCAGGGTTACAGATATCGTAAGGCACACCTTGCAAAGGTAGTTCTCCAAACTTTCTTTGCCCATGACTTTAAATACTAGGTTTCTTCATTCAGCAAGTATCGCATATTGCTTTCTGTTTAAGCATACATGGACATGTCTGCTAATGTTTTTTAAAACAAATGTCTGCAAGAtgctggtgtgtgtgtgtgtgtgtggataaCATGTCTGAACTAAATGGAGAAACATGGATAGCATTATGTGATTTATTTTCATTTGCCTGGAAAAAGTTGATGCACTGAGACTTCAAAATTCCATGTATGTCACCGTACAAGGTTATAACTGAAACGAATTCATGCGTTAGATTTGAAGTTATAAATTCATTATTATCATTTTCTTCACTTATTCTGTTGTCATCTTTAACAGCTAAGGGAGCAAAGGGGAGCAGGTGGCGAAAACGGAGAAGCCAATGGTTGGAATTATAATGAGAAGTTTGAGTAGGCTAAGATCTTAAAGCCCTGTGCCACAAAAATTTGTGCTTATTGGTGTGACTATTGGGCTTTGGCTGCTATGCATCAAATTCAGGTCATTATCCATTGTGGGCTATATTAAAAGCAGTCTTTAAGTAGACTTATCCGAGTTTTGGTGCTGCAATGGTTTTGGAGGATGTTTCTGTTTCGTCTAGGCAGTCTTTAAGCAGGGTTATCTATCTTTTTGCTTTTCTACTGATGCTGTGTTGTTGGTTACTGGACTGCTTAAAAAAAGAACATCCAGCAATGGCACTTGTTCAACTGACGAAGGCAAAAAAAAACCCTGTCATGTAGtgcctttttttctcttttgttttgtttttttgttttttgaactTGAGTTTCAGGTACTGTTCCCTCATGTTGCTAAGCGGGCTTCGTCCTGCTTCTAATTAGACTGTTATTGTAATGAAATCATTAATTAGCTTGTGACAATCCTCCCTTTAAATGCATGGAATTCCTGCTAAGTTACTTCTCCTGGCACACATATCAGTTACTATGGatacttaaaaatatatttttgaagagaaaaaaaatggttGATTCCATAAACAAGCACAAGTCATGCTTTCTAAGCCAGCGGAGTGACAAAGTATTTGTTCTTTTATGCTTTTCTCTCCCGTTCCCCCTCACATTCAGATGTACTATTAATGAGGCATCGTGCTAAACctattaatttgataattagatcaggttaaacgatcaatatgcaTTGCATTGCCAATTAGTAGAATTTTATTCAAGAAATGCTGCCTTGAAAATTAGCAAATTGGCTATGCTAAACCAAGGCATCAATTGACCGATAGTGACATATCCAGAAGAATTGGTTTCTTAGCTCCGGATTAAGCAAGTTCAAGGGCTTAGGAAAACATTAAATATAAGTATAACAAACTTGATGCCACTTGAATAATGTGCCTGATATCTTCTACCAGCCTTCTGGAATCTTCTAAATGAGGGAGGGCTGCTTCTGGTACAGGGATGGTGCAAAACAATTAAAATCATTTGATTCCAATTGTACCTCCTGGTCATATCCTGTGAGAATGAATTTAAGATCAACAATTTAATGGCAGATTGGCAGTTAAGCCAGTCGTCATTAGATAGAAAAACATAAGTACCATGACTCAAAGCAACGTCAGTAATAGCAACCCGTAGCCCCAAAGATTACCTAATTGTTTCCAGCTTAAAAACCAGTCAAATTAAAACAAAGATACACCAAACCTGAATTATTAACCGTTACAGGTCTAAAACGATGCCTCCAGTGAATCCAAATTCAGTCAAATGATCAAAGATGACCAAACAAATAAACTCAAAATGTAGTTCTCATCTAATATTTGGATAGAAGTTCAGACATATAGCCCCCGGCATCAATCTAAGCTGCCACCAATCAATACCTTCGAGGACCACGGACCAGGAACCTCCCAGATGGGCACTCATATGCCAAGTGACCCCTTCCACCGCAGTTGTGACAGACCATTAGAGGACCCATGCAGTCCCTGCTCATATGGCCTAGTTGGTTACAATTCCGGCATACGACATCCCTGTAAGCTCCACGAAGCCCACCACCCCTTTCACCGAGCACCTCTGCCTTGGGACACTGCCTGGCCACATGCCCAGCAATGTTACAGAGGTTGCACACAGGCTCATTTTGGCAGTCACGAGCCAGGTGCCCGGTCTTCCTGCAATTGTTGCAAGCCTTCTCGTTGGTGCAGTTGGCAGCAATATGTCCTTGCTTGTAGCAATTGTTGCAGAGCCTTAAATCACCAGGCGGCAGCTGGGGAGCAGCGCAGTCCCTCGCAAGATGACCAACCTTGCCACATGTATGGCAAATACCCTCATTCGGGCACTTGCTCGCCGTATGGCCAGGTTCTTTGCAGTTCCAACACAGAGCCTTTGTAGTGCATTCTGCCGCGATATGCCTGAATAAAGGGATTATGCAGTAATATATATAAACCCAATGAAAATCaagcattaaaaaaaatatttcactcCTGGGCAAACAAAATTATTCATGTGAGAGTGTATCTCAGAAAAGCTAAGATTTGGCTAGCACGAGAAGAGAGCAAAATGTTCTACTGAATGACAACCAGAAAAACTAGAGGATATATTTACAGCCAAGGGCCTGTTTCGATGGTTGGGCCCAAAATCCTAATGGAGTCATGGCCCAACCATCAAAAATACAGAATTATAGGTTGGCTTGGACTGTTCTATAACCGTCCAGGACCACCTTTTGAGTGGACTGGTACGAATCccttagaaaaaaaaagatctcAACTGATCACGTCCATTCAACTCAAAAGGTGGTCATGGACACTAGGAAAATAGTCCAAGCCCAACTTATAATTCTGTATTTTTGGTGGTTAGGCCACAAATTCTATAAGATTTTGGGCCCAACTATCCTAACAAGCCCGAATTTGCAGTTCAAAAGCAACCAGATGTAATGGATGATTCACATTAAACTGCAAAAACAAATGCCAAAACCCATTCAAACTTATTATTACCATCATATATTGTATTTTATCATGCAAAGTTGGAAAGTGCAGTAGGATTATGACTGACTGGTTTAATTCTATGATGAATTGACGCAAGGAAAATGAACAAAgatgtaaaatatatttacacTGTCAGTCTACTGTAAAATCCACAAGTAAACAACCAAGTACTTGCAAACTCAATGCCACAAGCCTACCAAGACAACGATTTATGCTAATGTAACTTGAATAGATAATCGATGCATACTATATTCTTATTCTTACCCAGGAAGGCCACAGTTATTGCAGACAGCCACATTTGGACAATCCCTAGCATAATGTCCAGGTCGCTTGCAGTTCTTGCACAGATCAAGATGCCTATAAACAAACAGCAAGTGACAATTGTTTAAACATACAAAGAATCTCTTACTCTCTAGTGACAGAtaatttagaagaaaaaaaaaaaatcactaaaaTGGCTACATGCATCCAGGACCATCCACGCATAATCAATAAACAGATTCTCTTGAAAGCAATAACAAGGTCAACATGTTAAGTAGGCATATCTTCTGCTCCTATTGAAAGAATTGGGAGAAGATGCAGGAGCATGTAGAGGTGCGAAGAAGCAAATTAAAAAACACTTTAAGAAAATACATGAAGAAGGCATGAGTTCAAGTTTCCAAGAGTTTCCAAAGTAGGGTCATTGCCCTCAGTGTAAGTTACCAAGTACCAAGCTTCTGCTACATTAGTAATCAAATTCACGTTATTAAACTAAAATGCAACTAATACACCAATCAAGTAATTTTCGATATTAACCAAACAAGCAACATAGATGCAAAACATAACATAGTCGCATAGCTCATTCGTGGGTTAAAGGTATTTCATCTGGGCAAGCACACAATCAGAAAAAACGATGTTAGAAAAAAACCAATTCTCATTCTTGGAAACTTCATCAAAGAACTTTTTCAGGTACAAATGACAAAGATAAACAAATTAAACAACTTTAGGTAATATATTCAATATGTCAAATTTAACTCAACTCCaatacacacacaaacacacatacatacatgcatggatATATAACAGAACTAGCATATCATTGCTGCGTTATTCTCAGGTGATAAATATAGTTGTCCGTCTTGCTAGAGACTACAGAGATGGTTGAGGGTCTTTAATGGAAAACCCTTCAGTGTAATATTTAATACTTAAATATAAGTTTACTGACTCTTTTTAATACAATCAGATTTTTCCTTGGGGTTCAACCAATTTATTGTTATTTTCCTTTATAAGCAACAATATGTCATCTATAAAAGGATATTTACAATAAAGATTATATATGTAGTAAATATCCATATCTAAGTGTTTATGTTGCTGCGTTATTCTCAGGTGATGAATATAGTTGTCCGTCTTGCTAGAGACTACAGAGATGTTGAGGGTCTTTAATGGAAAACCCTTCAGTGTAATATTTAATACTTAAATATAAGTTTACTGACTCTTTTTAATACAATCAGATTTTTCCTTGGggttcaaccaatttatttttattttcctttATAAGCAACAATATGTCATCTATAAAAGGATATTTACAATAAAAGATTATATATGTAGTAAATATCCATATCTAAGTGTTTATGTGTGCATCGCCAATGTGCCCCCCCCCCAACccaacatacatacgtacatattttGAGGAAAATTTGTGTGTGCatctgtatgtatgtgtgtacaaATGCACGTatatatacattcatatataAATACATGTAGACAAAAAGTCATTTACCAATACAATGaagtatataataaatattagatgtATATACATATTCTTTTGCACTTTTGCATTTATGATGGTCTAGGCAAAGGTTGCTAGGTGTCATAAGCCCAATGTATCACCCAAGCGGTCGCCACCCGCAACAATTGCAATCACATAAAAGCTTATAATTGAGTTTGCTCTTTAAGCCTACACCAATGTAGAAAAAGGACACTAAAGACTGGATATAAATCGTATTCTGCATATGAAACTTACAATTGTACCCATCGATGCAATGGGTATTTATGTAATATTTGCTTCAAATCCTCTATTGGCTGTTTTCTGTGCGGTATATCTTAACTggccaataatttttattttgggaCATATTAACTCCATTTTCTTTTGCTGTACTAGTGCTTCAGATTTCTCATCTCATATACAAATGCGTAAGGCAATACCAAATTTGTGATTACAACATTGTACTTGTACAtatctttcttttacttctaACAGTTtccaattatataatatttttatttaggatcttattttcaaaattttatagctCCTTAGAGAGTTGTTGCTTAAAGAatttcaaaaattctattcaaACAACCAATTTCTAAAGGTTTTTCTCTAATTTTGTTGGCATTATCATATACAATTAGAACATATTTCATGGTTATAAATCGTTTTCACTTAAAAATCCCTGCAAAATATATAAGCTCAATATTCTAACCAGGACTATTATTCATACTTCTACAATTCCTTAGACTATGTCTCATTGAACAGTAAAAGTGTGTTTCATGTTGCTTTTGCTTTATTAAAAGAGAACAAAAAGCCAGAAGCTAGTTTTCTTAAGGACCAAACATGCCTTAAGAAAAAGTAGAATAAAAAGTTATGCTGGTTGGAATAGTTATTCCACAAGTAATTCAAATTTTTCTTTGGCTACAATTTTTGGAATAATTTTAGGTTGAGGGAAGGTTCATGCCAGAAACAGTTATGACTTGCATGAGCAATATTTCTTTCCTACTTCTTGTTTATGCCATTTTCTGAAAGCCGTTTCGAAAGCTTGAGGCTTGTTCGAAGCTTGCTTTGTGTTCCTAAACCACATGCTATTTTAGAAAATTGTTCGATATCTAAAGCATTCAATATCATGCTTTTAACAGACTGTAAGTTTAATTTTCAGAAATTGTTCTATTTCTGAAACCATTAAAGAATTTGCTTTCAATG from Elaeis guineensis isolate ETL-2024a chromosome 4, EG11, whole genome shotgun sequence includes these protein-coding regions:
- the LOC105042943 gene encoding uncharacterized protein codes for the protein MSQSSRSPPRDRRIRTERSSYRDAPYRRDIRRGSRHLDLCKNCKRPGHYARDCPNVAVCNNCGLPGHIAAECTTKALCWNCKEPGHTASKCPNEGICHTCGKVGHLARDCAAPQLPPGDLRLCNNCYKQGHIAANCTNEKACNNCRKTGHLARDCQNEPVCNLCNIAGHVARQCPKAEVLGERGGGLRGAYRDVVCRNCNQLGHMSRDCMGPLMVCHNCGGRGHLAYECPSGRFLVRGPRRY